In Terriglobales bacterium, a single window of DNA contains:
- the purD gene encoding phosphoribosylamine--glycine ligase → MKVLVIGSGGREHALVWKLRQSPRVQQVVCVPGNGGICRDAECVAGDVKSVDALLGVANQVRPDLTVVGPELPLALGVVDEFQKRSFAVFGPTAGAAQLESSKSFAKEFMQRHHIPTAHYAVCKSNDEVKGALPHFKPPIVVKADGLAAGKGVVITATKDEATAVAAEMLSGKMLGDAGVKVVLEECLQGEELSFLVMSDGERVVPLVAAQDHKRVGDNDSGPNTGGMGAYSTDALLDPKMQGWLITHIAKPVVAGMAAEGHPYKGILYCGLMMTARGPMVLEFNCRFGDPETQPILMRLESDLVDAIEAAIGGRASEGDFRWAKDPSVCVVLASGGYPGAYESGKKITGLEQAAKVEGTAVFHAGTSYRDGGFYTAGGRVLGVTARAADLPTALARVYEAVDRIQFEGMHYRKDIAARAMKQKA, encoded by the coding sequence ATGAAGGTCCTTGTCATCGGAAGCGGCGGGCGCGAGCACGCGCTGGTGTGGAAGCTGCGGCAGTCGCCGCGGGTGCAGCAGGTGGTGTGCGTCCCGGGGAATGGCGGCATCTGCCGCGACGCCGAATGTGTCGCCGGCGACGTCAAGAGCGTGGACGCGCTCCTCGGCGTCGCCAACCAGGTGCGCCCCGACCTGACGGTGGTCGGGCCCGAGCTTCCGCTCGCCCTGGGCGTGGTGGATGAATTCCAAAAGCGCAGCTTCGCGGTGTTCGGCCCCACGGCCGGCGCGGCGCAGCTGGAATCGAGCAAGAGCTTCGCCAAGGAATTCATGCAGCGGCACCACATTCCCACCGCCCATTACGCGGTCTGCAAGTCCAATGACGAAGTGAAGGGCGCGTTGCCGCACTTCAAGCCTCCCATCGTGGTGAAAGCCGACGGCCTGGCGGCAGGCAAAGGCGTGGTGATCACCGCCACCAAGGACGAGGCCACCGCGGTCGCGGCCGAGATGCTCAGCGGCAAGATGCTGGGTGACGCCGGCGTCAAGGTCGTGCTCGAAGAATGCCTGCAGGGCGAGGAGCTCTCGTTTCTGGTGATGAGCGACGGGGAGCGCGTGGTGCCGCTGGTGGCGGCCCAGGACCACAAGCGCGTGGGCGACAACGACAGCGGACCCAATACCGGCGGCATGGGCGCGTACTCGACCGATGCGCTGCTCGATCCCAAGATGCAGGGCTGGCTGATCACGCACATCGCCAAGCCGGTGGTGGCCGGTATGGCCGCCGAAGGGCATCCGTACAAGGGCATTCTCTACTGCGGGCTGATGATGACCGCGCGCGGGCCCATGGTGCTGGAATTCAACTGCCGCTTCGGCGACCCCGAGACCCAGCCCATCTTGATGCGCCTGGAATCCGACCTGGTGGACGCCATCGAGGCCGCCATCGGAGGGCGCGCCAGCGAGGGAGACTTCCGCTGGGCGAAGGACCCGTCGGTCTGCGTGGTGCTGGCATCCGGCGGCTATCCGGGTGCCTACGAGTCGGGGAAGAAGATCACCGGGTTGGAGCAGGCGGCCAAGGTCGAGGGCACGGCCGTGTTCCACGCCGGCACGTCGTACCGCGACGGCGGGTTCTACACCGCCGGCGGCCGCGTGCTGGGAGTGACGGCGCGGGCCGCCGATCTGCCCACCG
- a CDS encoding universal stress protein, with protein sequence MYDTILVTLDSTPTDRAIIEHVKRLAKLANSRVVLLHVADGWAARQYGPDAVSPEIAEDTEYLQKVRAEFQAAGVPAEAELAYGEPAREIVKWVEQKGCDLVAMSTHGHRFLADLFLGTTASRVQHSISVPVLLLRAKTK encoded by the coding sequence ATGTACGACACCATCCTCGTGACGCTCGACAGCACGCCCACCGACCGGGCGATCATCGAGCACGTCAAACGTCTGGCGAAGCTGGCGAACAGCCGCGTGGTGTTGCTCCATGTGGCGGATGGGTGGGCGGCGAGACAATACGGCCCCGACGCCGTCAGTCCCGAGATCGCCGAAGACACCGAGTACTTGCAAAAAGTGCGAGCGGAATTCCAGGCCGCCGGCGTTCCCGCTGAAGCCGAGCTGGCCTACGGCGAGCCCGCTCGGGAGATCGTCAAGTGGGTGGAGCAGAAGGGCTGCGACCTGGTGGCGATGAGCACCCACGGGCATCGCTTCCTTGCCGATCTGTTCCTCGGCACCACTGCCAGTCGCGTGCAACACAGCATCAGCGTCCCCGTTCTTCTGCTCCGGGCAAAGACGAAGTAG